The Tardiphaga alba genome includes a window with the following:
- the pqqA gene encoding pyrroloquinoline quinone precursor peptide PqqA, whose product MAWKAPKIVEVAVGMEINMYACAARK is encoded by the coding sequence ATGGCCTGGAAAGCACCGAAAATCGTCGAAGTTGCGGTCGGCATGGAAATCAACATGTACGCCTGCGCGGCGCGCAAGTAA
- the pqqE gene encoding pyrroloquinoline quinone biosynthesis protein PqqE, with protein MSPTLTDASPVANSPVANDSLAVLERTRSTAETFGIPLAVLAELTHRCPLQCPYCSNPIELDRANSELTTDEWKKVLSELAEIGVLQIHFSGGEPTARKDIVELVQHASDVGLYTNLITSAVLLSRDKLEALADAGLCHVQISFQGNEPVVADRVGGYRGGHAKKLDVARWTRELDMPLTVNAVMHRQNLHQLADIIQMAVDLDADRLEVANVQYYGWALKNRAALMPTIEQIDDTTRIVDEARIRLKGILDIDFVVPDYYALRPKKCMGGWGRQFFNISPAGKVLPCHAAETITGLDFESVRSNHSIAWIWQNSEAFNRYRGTGWMPEPCQSCEFKEVDFGGCRCQAFALTGDAGNTDPACTFSPRHEEIFKLAEIESSEGADRFLYRNFRGGTLEDDPHGR; from the coding sequence ATGAGTCCGACGCTCACCGACGCATCACCGGTTGCCAATTCGCCGGTTGCCAATGACAGCCTCGCCGTGCTGGAGCGCACGCGCTCGACGGCGGAGACATTCGGCATTCCGCTGGCGGTGCTGGCCGAGCTGACCCACCGCTGCCCATTGCAGTGCCCGTATTGCTCGAACCCGATAGAGCTAGATCGCGCGAATTCTGAACTCACCACCGACGAATGGAAGAAGGTTCTCAGCGAGCTCGCCGAGATCGGCGTGCTGCAAATCCATTTCTCCGGCGGCGAACCAACCGCACGCAAGGATATCGTCGAACTGGTGCAGCATGCCAGTGATGTCGGGCTCTATACGAACCTGATCACATCGGCCGTGCTGCTGTCGCGCGACAAACTCGAAGCATTGGCAGATGCCGGTCTCTGCCATGTGCAGATCAGCTTCCAGGGCAATGAGCCCGTGGTGGCCGATCGCGTCGGTGGTTATCGCGGCGGACATGCGAAGAAGCTCGACGTTGCGCGATGGACGCGCGAACTGGACATGCCGCTGACGGTGAATGCGGTGATGCACCGGCAGAACCTGCATCAGCTCGCGGATATCATCCAGATGGCGGTCGATCTCGATGCGGATCGTCTGGAAGTGGCCAATGTGCAATATTACGGCTGGGCGCTGAAGAACCGCGCCGCCTTGATGCCGACGATCGAACAGATCGACGACACCACGCGCATCGTCGATGAGGCCCGCATCCGGCTGAAAGGCATTCTCGATATCGATTTCGTGGTGCCGGATTATTACGCGCTGCGGCCGAAGAAATGCATGGGCGGGTGGGGACGGCAGTTCTTCAACATCTCGCCGGCCGGCAAGGTGCTGCCCTGCCATGCCGCCGAGACCATCACCGGGCTCGATTTCGAAAGCGTGCGCAGCAATCACTCGATTGCCTGGATCTGGCAGAACTCCGAAGCCTTCAACCGCTATCGCGGCACCGGATGGATGCCCGAGCCGTGCCAGAGCTGCGAGTTCAAGGAAGTGGATTTCGGCGGCTGCCGCTGCCAGGCCTTTGCGCTGACCGGCGACGCCGGCAACACCGACCCCGCCTGCACCTTCTCGCCGCGGCATGAAGAGATTTTCAAGCTCGCCGAGATCGAATCCAGCGAAGGCGCCGATCGCTTCCTGTATCGCAACTTCAGGGGCGGCACGCTGGAAGACGACCCGCATGGCCGCTGA
- the pqqD gene encoding pyrroloquinoline quinone biosynthesis peptide chaperone PqqD translates to MTEPRSRRMEVSEASKPILPRHARLKFDDTRKVWVILAPERVLAPDEIAVEILQLCDGARSVADIVDLMAAKYNAPRDDIGNDVIAMLQDLADKGFLTQAREKTG, encoded by the coding sequence ATGACGGAGCCACGCAGCCGTCGCATGGAAGTCTCCGAGGCGAGCAAGCCGATCTTGCCGCGCCACGCCCGGCTGAAATTCGACGACACGCGAAAAGTCTGGGTGATCCTCGCACCGGAGCGCGTGCTCGCGCCGGACGAGATCGCGGTGGAGATTTTGCAGTTGTGCGACGGCGCACGCAGTGTCGCCGATATCGTCGATCTCATGGCCGCCAAATACAACGCGCCGCGCGATGACATCGGCAATGATGTCATCGCCATGCTGCAGGACCTCGCCGACAAGGGCTTTCTCACGCAAGCGCGGGAGAAGACGGGATGA
- a CDS encoding PQQ-dependent sugar dehydrogenase, whose product MTVYASARQALLAGAFIGVFASGAIAQQSDSTPAAPPAAAPPAAAEPATPAPAAPAPAAAAPAPAAPQAAAPAAPAAPPAAAAAPAPAAPAAPATAAAPAAPALPPGSPLIGRPADNAAAARLAPVAPPPIPSAADKLPTAKLKVPAGFNIEVYAAGMANARSMREGDKGTVFVGSRLVDKVYAVANQDGKRQVKVLASGLYRPNGLAFKDGTLYIGELSKISKIDKVEDNLDNPPKPTMIYDKLPKDEAHGWKFIGIGPDNKLYVPIGQPGNSVLHSEDHGQIRRMNLDGSGAEVVLRGMRNTVGFDWNPETKQMYFTDNGRDWMSETVPEDELNRVTKVGENFGAPFCHQGNILDPELGWGKSCADYTAPVGLLGAHTAALGMRFYNGKMFPAAYKNAIFIARHGSWNKSQKLGGDVVVAKLNKDGTVKSIEPFLTGFIEDNKYIGRPVDVLPMKDGSLLVSDDWNGAVYRITYGKPKVAGKK is encoded by the coding sequence ATGACTGTTTATGCCTCCGCACGTCAGGCATTGCTTGCCGGTGCGTTTATCGGCGTCTTTGCATCCGGCGCCATTGCCCAGCAATCCGATTCGACCCCCGCCGCGCCGCCCGCGGCAGCGCCGCCGGCTGCTGCCGAGCCCGCGACGCCTGCGCCTGCCGCCCCGGCCCCCGCGGCTGCCGCGCCGGCACCAGCTGCACCACAAGCCGCTGCTCCGGCTGCGCCTGCAGCGCCGCCAGCGGCTGCCGCCGCACCTGCACCTGCCGCACCAGCCGCTCCTGCGACGGCTGCCGCACCGGCCGCGCCAGCACTGCCGCCGGGTTCACCGCTGATCGGTCGTCCCGCCGACAATGCCGCCGCCGCCAGGCTGGCGCCGGTCGCACCGCCGCCGATCCCGTCCGCTGCCGACAAGCTGCCGACCGCCAAGCTGAAGGTTCCTGCCGGCTTCAATATCGAAGTCTATGCCGCCGGCATGGCCAATGCGCGCTCTATGCGCGAAGGCGACAAGGGCACCGTGTTCGTCGGCTCGCGCCTGGTCGATAAGGTCTATGCCGTCGCCAATCAGGACGGCAAGCGTCAGGTCAAGGTGCTGGCCTCCGGCCTCTATCGCCCCAACGGTCTCGCCTTCAAGGATGGCACGCTCTACATCGGCGAACTGTCAAAAATCTCGAAGATCGACAAGGTGGAAGACAATCTCGACAATCCGCCGAAGCCGACGATGATCTACGACAAGCTGCCGAAAGACGAGGCCCATGGCTGGAAGTTCATCGGCATCGGCCCGGACAACAAGCTCTATGTCCCGATCGGTCAGCCCGGCAACAGCGTGCTGCATAGCGAGGATCACGGCCAGATACGCCGCATGAATCTCGATGGCTCCGGTGCGGAAGTCGTGCTGCGCGGCATGCGCAACACGGTCGGCTTCGACTGGAATCCCGAAACCAAGCAGATGTATTTCACCGATAACGGCCGTGACTGGATGTCGGAGACGGTGCCGGAGGACGAACTCAACCGCGTCACCAAGGTCGGCGAAAACTTTGGTGCGCCGTTCTGCCACCAGGGCAACATCCTCGATCCCGAACTCGGCTGGGGCAAGTCCTGCGCCGACTACACCGCGCCGGTCGGCCTGCTCGGTGCGCACACCGCGGCGCTCGGCATGCGCTTCTATAACGGCAAGATGTTCCCCGCCGCCTACAAGAACGCGATCTTCATCGCGCGCCACGGCTCGTGGAACAAGTCGCAGAAGCTCGGTGGTGACGTCGTCGTCGCGAAGCTGAACAAGGACGGCACGGTGAAGTCCATCGAGCCGTTCCTGACCGGCTTCATCGAGGACAACAAATATATCGGCCGTCCCGTCGATGTGCTGCCGATGAAGGATGGTTCGTTGCTGGTCTCCGACGACTGGAACGGCGCTGTCTATCGCATCACCTACGGCAAGCCGAAGGTGGCGGGGAAGAAATAA
- a CDS encoding amidase family protein, translating to MNDLWRLSASELAGLIKHRKVSAKEAAQSGLARLDSANPAINAVVDHRPEEVLAQAEAVDAALARGLNVGPLAGVPVTVKVNIDYKGYATSNGVKIQNEIIATSNSPVIDNLQKAGAVILGRTNCPAFSYRWFTTNQLYGDTKNPRDPSLTPGGSSGGAGSAVAAGIGHIAHGTDIAGSIRYPAYACGVHGLRPTVGRIAAYNQALPERIISGQITAVSGPLARTIADVRLGLEAMSQPDARDPWYVQMPLVGAPREKRVAMCLRPDGLEITKAVESAVRDAGKRLERAGWIVEEVENTPALREAAALQTTIWFGDGYQGMLNAAEREGDPAALVCLRGQKDKLKDFDNGGLSRALVRRSTFVRDWEMFLQRYAVVLMPMSGELPFPDHLDMEGDEGFARVWAAQMPQIGIPFMGLPALSVATGLVGRTPTGVQIVAGRYREDLCLAAGEAIEAGGTPPMPCDPITA from the coding sequence ATGAACGATCTCTGGCGTCTGTCGGCCTCTGAACTCGCGGGTCTCATCAAGCACCGCAAGGTGTCCGCGAAGGAAGCCGCGCAATCCGGTCTTGCGCGTTTGGATTCCGCCAATCCCGCGATCAATGCCGTGGTCGATCATCGCCCCGAAGAGGTTCTCGCGCAGGCCGAAGCCGTGGATGCGGCGCTCGCGCGCGGCCTCAATGTCGGCCCGCTCGCCGGCGTGCCCGTCACCGTGAAGGTGAATATCGACTACAAGGGCTACGCGACATCGAATGGCGTCAAGATCCAGAACGAGATCATCGCCACCAGCAACAGCCCGGTGATCGATAATCTGCAAAAGGCCGGTGCCGTCATTCTCGGCCGCACCAATTGCCCGGCCTTCTCCTATCGCTGGTTCACCACCAACCAGCTCTATGGCGACACCAAGAATCCGCGCGATCCCTCGCTGACGCCGGGCGGCTCCAGCGGCGGCGCAGGCAGCGCGGTGGCGGCCGGCATCGGCCATATCGCCCATGGCACCGATATCGCAGGCTCGATCCGCTATCCCGCCTATGCTTGCGGCGTGCACGGCCTGCGTCCGACGGTGGGCCGCATCGCCGCCTATAATCAGGCGCTGCCCGAGCGCATTATTTCCGGCCAGATCACGGCGGTGTCCGGCCCGCTCGCGCGCACCATCGCGGATGTTCGCCTCGGCCTCGAAGCGATGTCGCAGCCCGATGCGCGCGATCCCTGGTATGTGCAAATGCCGCTGGTCGGCGCGCCCCGCGAAAAGCGCGTCGCCATGTGCCTGCGTCCGGATGGTCTCGAAATCACCAAAGCGGTGGAAAGCGCCGTGCGCGATGCCGGCAAGCGGCTGGAGCGGGCAGGGTGGATCGTGGAGGAAGTTGAGAACACACCGGCGCTGCGCGAGGCCGCAGCACTGCAGACCACGATCTGGTTCGGCGACGGCTATCAGGGCATGCTGAATGCCGCCGAGCGCGAGGGCGATCCCGCCGCACTGGTCTGCCTGCGCGGCCAGAAGGACAAGCTGAAGGATTTTGACAATGGCGGATTGTCGCGCGCGCTGGTGCGCCGCTCGACCTTCGTGCGCGACTGGGAGATGTTCCTGCAGCGCTACGCGGTGGTGCTGATGCCGATGTCCGGCGAATTGCCATTCCCCGACCATCTCGACATGGAAGGCGACGAGGGCTTTGCCCGCGTCTGGGCGGCGCAAATGCCGCAGATCGGTATTCCCTTCATGGGCTTGCCCGCGCTGTCGGTCGCGACAGGTCTCGTGGGCCGCACGCCGACCGGCGTGCAAATCGTTGCCGGCCGCTATCGCGAGGATCTCTGCCTCGCCGCCGGCGAAGCCATCGAGGCCGGTGGCACGCCACCGATGCCTTGCGATCCGATCACTGCGTGA
- a CDS encoding DUF6894 family protein has translation MPRYFFNTRLGDEVVDDPDGEVLRNPDHAWETARAMIMQLLRSEGTQRDLLAAVLEVTDEQGEVVLEFPFSEALLDSADSSTRH, from the coding sequence ATGCCACGCTATTTCTTCAATACCCGCCTCGGTGACGAAGTCGTCGATGATCCCGATGGCGAGGTGCTGCGCAATCCCGATCACGCCTGGGAGACCGCGCGCGCCATGATCATGCAGCTTCTGCGCTCGGAAGGGACGCAGCGCGACCTGTTGGCAGCGGTGCTGGAAGTGACCGACGAGCAGGGCGAGGTCGTGCTCGAATTTCCGTTCAGCGAAGCATTGCTCGATTCGGCGGATTCCAGCACGCGACACTGA
- the pqqC gene encoding pyrroloquinoline-quinone synthase PqqC: MSALSIDASVPLDTAEQLEAALREIGATRYHSLHPFHKLLHGGKLNKGQVQAWALNRYYYQSTIPIKDAVVISRFRDRATRIEWRHRIEDHDGDIGNEGGIERWLKLTEGLGLDSAYVESTEGILPATRFAVEAYVHYVRDRSPLEAIASSLTELFAPNLHEERISGMLKHYDFVNADIMSYFKRRLTQAPRDADFALQYVKEHATSPAERRLVANALIFKTNVLWVQLDALYHAYVDGHVPPGAFVPAAN; encoded by the coding sequence CTGTCTGCGCTTTCGATCGATGCCAGCGTGCCGCTCGATACGGCCGAGCAATTGGAGGCGGCGCTGCGCGAGATCGGCGCCACGCGCTATCACAGCCTGCACCCGTTTCATAAGCTGCTGCATGGCGGCAAGCTCAACAAGGGCCAGGTGCAGGCCTGGGCGCTGAACCGCTATTATTACCAGAGCACGATCCCCATCAAGGATGCGGTGGTGATCTCGCGCTTCCGCGATCGTGCCACCCGCATCGAATGGCGGCATCGCATCGAGGATCACGATGGCGATATCGGCAACGAAGGCGGCATCGAACGCTGGCTGAAACTGACCGAGGGCCTCGGGCTCGATTCGGCCTATGTGGAATCCACCGAAGGCATCCTGCCCGCGACGCGCTTCGCCGTGGAGGCCTATGTGCATTATGTGCGCGACCGCTCGCCGCTGGAGGCCATCGCCTCCTCGCTCACCGAGCTGTTCGCGCCGAACCTGCATGAAGAGCGCATTTCCGGCATGCTGAAGCACTATGACTTCGTCAATGCGGACATCATGAGCTATTTCAAGCGCCGCCTGACCCAGGCGCCGCGCGATGCCGATTTTGCGCTCCAATACGTCAAGGAACACGCCACCAGCCCGGCGGAACGGCGGCTGGTGGCCAATGCGCTGATCTTCAAGACCAATGTGTTGTGGGTGCAGCTCGACGCGCTATATCATGCCTATGTGGATGGCCATGTGCCGCCGGGCGCCTTCGTGCCGGCGGCCAATTAG
- the pqqB gene encoding pyrroloquinoline quinone biosynthesis protein PqqB has translation MLRVVVLGAAAGGGIPQWNCGCQMCCAARSDKPELQSGQACIAVSADDRNWFLINASPDLRQQVIDTPQLHPRDGALRHSPIAGVILTNGEVDAVAGLLSMREGSPFTIYAHQRVLAILKANSIFNVLSETNVAREAIEIDRSFTPRLQDGTASGLDVLPFTVPGKGAWYLEGQVHPAGEDGDGDTLGLRISEPASGKHFYFIAACARVTPELKERIRGAPLLFFDGTVWRDDELIAAGLGQKTGQSMGHIAMSGNDGAIASLADAGIGQKFFLHINNSNPALLRDSAERAALTTTGWKIPHNGIEITL, from the coding sequence ATGTTGCGTGTCGTCGTTCTTGGAGCGGCAGCCGGCGGCGGTATTCCGCAGTGGAATTGCGGTTGCCAGATGTGCTGCGCCGCGCGCAGCGACAAACCGGAATTACAGAGCGGCCAGGCGTGCATCGCCGTCAGCGCCGACGATCGCAACTGGTTCCTCATCAATGCCTCGCCCGACCTGCGACAACAGGTCATCGACACGCCGCAACTGCATCCGCGCGACGGCGCACTGCGTCATTCGCCGATCGCCGGCGTGATTCTCACCAATGGCGAAGTGGATGCGGTGGCGGGCCTGCTGTCGATGCGCGAGGGCTCGCCTTTCACGATCTATGCGCATCAGCGCGTGCTGGCGATCCTGAAGGCGAACAGCATCTTCAACGTCCTGTCCGAGACGAATGTGGCGCGCGAGGCGATCGAGATCGATCGCAGCTTTACGCCGCGCCTGCAGGACGGCACCGCCTCCGGGCTGGACGTGTTGCCCTTCACCGTGCCCGGCAAAGGTGCATGGTATCTCGAAGGACAGGTGCATCCCGCCGGCGAAGATGGCGACGGCGATACGCTGGGACTGCGCATCAGCGAGCCCGCCAGTGGCAAGCATTTCTACTTCATCGCGGCCTGCGCGCGGGTGACGCCGGAGCTGAAAGAACGCATCCGCGGCGCACCGCTGCTGTTCTTCGACGGCACGGTGTGGCGCGACGACGAACTGATCGCGGCGGGGCTCGGCCAGAAGACCGGCCAGAGCATGGGGCATATCGCCATGTCCGGCAATGACGGCGCCATCGCATCGCTGGCCGATGCCGGCATCGGCCAGAAATTCTTCCTGCACATCAACAATTCCAACCCGGCTTTGCTGCGCGATTCCGCCGAGCGCGCGGCATTGACCACCACCGGCTGGAAGATCCCGCATAACGGGATCGAGATCACACTCTAA
- a CDS encoding c-type cytochrome, giving the protein MRPFAIIVMSLLAVSPLSAAEPITERIAPCLACHGEKGTSETDITPSLGAQQPAYTLIQLYMFREKLRIFEPMNEMAKELTDDDLRIFSDYIATLPKPVAQDGGDPARMQAAKALTSQFRCDSCHNADFAGRDNIPRIAAQREDYLAKTMREYKDNSRHGYDATMADVMQPISDAQIVELAYFLARVK; this is encoded by the coding sequence ATGCGCCCGTTCGCCATCATCGTGATGTCGTTGCTTGCCGTCTCCCCACTCTCCGCCGCCGAACCCATCACCGAGCGCATCGCGCCGTGCCTGGCCTGCCACGGCGAGAAGGGTACGTCGGAAACCGACATCACGCCGTCGCTCGGCGCGCAGCAGCCGGCCTATACACTGATCCAGCTCTACATGTTTCGCGAGAAGCTGCGCATCTTCGAGCCGATGAACGAGATGGCGAAGGAGCTCACCGACGACGATTTGCGTATCTTCTCGGACTACATCGCGACGCTGCCGAAGCCCGTTGCACAGGACGGCGGCGATCCCGCGCGCATGCAGGCGGCGAAAGCACTGACCTCGCAATTCCGCTGCGACAGCTGCCACAACGCCGATTTCGCCGGCCGCGACAACATCCCGCGCATCGCCGCCCAGCGCGAGGATTATCTCGCCAAGACCATGCGCGAATACAAGGACAACTCGCGACACGGCTACGATGCGACGATGGCCGATGTGATGCAGCCGATCAGCGATGCGCAGATCGTGGAGCTGGCGTATTTTCTCGCAAGGGTGAAGTAG
- a CDS encoding glutathione peroxidase produces MTSIYDFKADSLTGDPISLKDFEGKVLLVVNTASACGFTPQYEGLEKLQQDYAARGFAVLGFPCNQFGAQEPGNAAEIASFCKLTYDVSFPMFAKIDVNGALAHPLYNFLKSEKSGLLGSAIKWNFTKFLVDRSGRVVDRFSPTTKPESLRDKIEALL; encoded by the coding sequence ATGACCAGTATCTATGATTTCAAGGCGGACTCGCTAACAGGCGATCCGATCTCGCTGAAGGATTTCGAGGGCAAGGTGCTGCTGGTGGTCAACACTGCCAGCGCCTGCGGTTTCACGCCGCAATATGAGGGCCTCGAAAAACTGCAGCAGGATTATGCAGCGCGCGGATTTGCTGTACTCGGCTTCCCCTGCAACCAGTTTGGCGCGCAGGAGCCCGGCAATGCCGCCGAGATCGCCAGTTTCTGCAAGCTGACCTATGACGTCTCGTTCCCGATGTTCGCCAAGATCGACGTCAATGGCGCGCTGGCGCACCCATTGTATAATTTCCTCAAATCTGAGAAGTCGGGCCTGCTGGGATCGGCGATCAAATGGAATTTCACCAAATTCCTGGTCGACCGTTCCGGCCGGGTGGTGGATCGGTTTTCGCCGACCACCAAACCCGAATCCCTGCGAGACAAGATCGAGGCCCTGCTATGA